One Brassica oleracea var. oleracea cultivar TO1000 chromosome C7, BOL, whole genome shotgun sequence genomic window carries:
- the LOC106304061 gene encoding homeobox-leucine zipper protein ATHB-21-like isoform X1, with the protein MNNQNVNDNNLLLISRMYPNVYASSVPQQAVDSKPVRPRRRRKSKNVEMAQEGGDGSNGWFRKRKLSDEQVRMLEMSFGLEHKLESERKNRLASELGLDPRQVAVWFQNRRARWKNKRLEDEYTKLKNEHENVVVQKCHLDSEVLHLKEQLYDAEIEIQRLAQRVEGALSNSPISSSISVEANLTTPFFGDYQIGDDGEGYENLFYSPEYIDVLEWMSQLM; encoded by the exons ATGAATAACCAGAATGTAAATGATAATAACCTTCTTCTCATTTCTCGGATGTACCCGAATGTCTATGCTTCATCAGTACCACAACAAG CAGTAGATTCAAAACCAGTGCGTCCGAGGAGGAGGAGGAAGAGCAAGAATGTTGAGATGGCCCAGGAAGGTGGAGATGGAAGCAATGGGTGGTTTAGGAAGAGGAAATTGAGTGATGAGCAAGTAAGAATGCTGGAGATGAGTTTCGGGCTTGAGCATAAGCTTGAGTCTGAGAGGAAAAACCGTCTTGCTTCGGAGTTAGGGCTTGATCCTCGTCAAGTGGCCGTCTGGTTTCAGAACCGCCGTGCACGGTGGAAGAACAAGAGGCTTGAAGATGAATACACCAAACTCAAGAACGAACACGAAAACGTTGTCGTTCAGAAGTGTCATCTTGATTCTGAG GTTCTTCACCTAAAGGAACAGCTTTATGACGCTGAAATAGAGATTCAACGGTTGGCACAAAGAGTCGAAGGAGCCTTAAGCAACAGTCCGATCTCATCTTCTATCTCCGTCGAAGCCAATCTGACTACGCCCTTTTTTGGAGATTACCAAATCGGAGACGACGGTGAAGGTTACGAGAACTTGTTCTACTCGCCGGAATATATCGATGTATTAGAATGGATGAGCCAACTTATGTGA
- the LOC106304061 gene encoding homeobox-leucine zipper protein ATHB-21-like isoform X2 has protein sequence MNNQNVNDNNLLLISRMYPNVYASSVPQQVDSKPVRPRRRRKSKNVEMAQEGGDGSNGWFRKRKLSDEQVRMLEMSFGLEHKLESERKNRLASELGLDPRQVAVWFQNRRARWKNKRLEDEYTKLKNEHENVVVQKCHLDSEVLHLKEQLYDAEIEIQRLAQRVEGALSNSPISSSISVEANLTTPFFGDYQIGDDGEGYENLFYSPEYIDVLEWMSQLM, from the exons ATGAATAACCAGAATGTAAATGATAATAACCTTCTTCTCATTTCTCGGATGTACCCGAATGTCTATGCTTCATCAGTACCACAACAAG TAGATTCAAAACCAGTGCGTCCGAGGAGGAGGAGGAAGAGCAAGAATGTTGAGATGGCCCAGGAAGGTGGAGATGGAAGCAATGGGTGGTTTAGGAAGAGGAAATTGAGTGATGAGCAAGTAAGAATGCTGGAGATGAGTTTCGGGCTTGAGCATAAGCTTGAGTCTGAGAGGAAAAACCGTCTTGCTTCGGAGTTAGGGCTTGATCCTCGTCAAGTGGCCGTCTGGTTTCAGAACCGCCGTGCACGGTGGAAGAACAAGAGGCTTGAAGATGAATACACCAAACTCAAGAACGAACACGAAAACGTTGTCGTTCAGAAGTGTCATCTTGATTCTGAG GTTCTTCACCTAAAGGAACAGCTTTATGACGCTGAAATAGAGATTCAACGGTTGGCACAAAGAGTCGAAGGAGCCTTAAGCAACAGTCCGATCTCATCTTCTATCTCCGTCGAAGCCAATCTGACTACGCCCTTTTTTGGAGATTACCAAATCGGAGACGACGGTGAAGGTTACGAGAACTTGTTCTACTCGCCGGAATATATCGATGTATTAGAATGGATGAGCCAACTTATGTGA